One segment of Micromonospora parathelypteridis DNA contains the following:
- a CDS encoding methyltransferase, whose product MKNQSAADLAAVATLLQIGTELGLDHVLEPGNPFTIASAAEAAGIPKAGVAAYVETLAAAGLVVPTDDAGVFCASPDFAERRHEAGYLAWALTANSPLVENAREFMFDRAGSARVHPRDGRRVAVSSRWIGERTFYPAVLNRTRASGASRIVDLGAGAGGLLIQALQQDPSRTGVAVDISASACSAARTAAARAGVAERMEVVERPIESLIDDPDPIKGADVITACFVLHDIVQNDALCEAVLRQCRDALPPGGAMVVADAVSFAGGEDERRFSALFTYLHAAFMEIFLPSEKEWLEKFRAAGFRHVESHAEILPGGRLFVAVR is encoded by the coding sequence GTGAAGAATCAGTCCGCAGCCGACCTCGCCGCGGTCGCGACGCTGCTGCAAATCGGCACTGAACTGGGACTAGACCACGTGCTGGAGCCCGGTAACCCGTTCACGATCGCCTCCGCCGCCGAGGCCGCGGGGATCCCGAAGGCGGGCGTCGCCGCGTACGTCGAAACCCTCGCCGCGGCGGGCCTGGTGGTCCCGACGGACGACGCTGGCGTGTTCTGCGCGTCGCCGGACTTCGCCGAGCGCAGGCACGAGGCCGGCTACCTCGCCTGGGCGCTCACCGCCAACAGCCCCCTCGTCGAGAACGCGCGGGAGTTCATGTTCGACAGGGCGGGCTCGGCGAGGGTGCACCCTCGCGACGGGCGCCGGGTCGCGGTGAGCTCACGCTGGATCGGTGAGCGAACCTTCTACCCCGCGGTGCTCAACCGGACCCGAGCGTCCGGTGCGTCGCGGATCGTGGACCTCGGCGCGGGTGCCGGCGGACTGCTCATCCAAGCGCTGCAACAGGACCCGTCCCGCACCGGCGTGGCGGTGGACATCAGCGCCTCCGCCTGTTCCGCCGCTCGGACGGCCGCAGCTCGGGCCGGCGTGGCCGAGCGCATGGAGGTGGTGGAACGGCCGATCGAGTCACTCATCGACGACCCCGATCCCATCAAGGGCGCCGACGTCATTACAGCCTGCTTCGTCCTGCACGACATCGTCCAGAACGACGCGCTGTGTGAAGCCGTGTTGCGTCAGTGCCGCGACGCGCTCCCCCCGGGCGGAGCCATGGTCGTCGCCGACGCCGTCTCGTTCGCCGGTGGAGAGGACGAGCGCAGGTTCAGCGCGCTCTTCACGTACCTGCACGCCGCCTTCATGGAAATCTTCCTGCCCAGCGAGAAGGAGTGGCTGGAGAAGTTCCGGGCCGCCGGCTTCCGTCACGTCGAGAGCCACGCGGAGATCCTGCCCGGTGGCCGACTCTTCGTGGCGGTCAGGTAG
- the dmpG gene encoding 4-hydroxy-2-oxovalerate aldolase: MRTNGSRLSLCDTTLRDGNHAVSHQLGEADIRAYARAAELAGADVVEVGHGNGLGASTIQVGMAALSDTEMLTTAKEELRKARLGVLSIPGFATVEGHLKPALDCGVDEVRVGAHCTEADVTRQQITMLRAMGITVKGMLLMSHMAPAAKLAEQARMMQDFGAEAVVLMDSAGAYTPRDVTEKVRTVVEHLDIDVGFHAHNNLGLAVANSMAAIAAGATIVDVTSRGFGAGAGNAPLELIAANLHVREIASGVDLFGALDAADLAEDRFVKHVPTNDSITITSGIAGVFSGFAKPVRQAADRFGVDPREILMELGRRRVVAGQEDTIIEVAMTLAADDKPDPM, translated from the coding sequence ATGAGGACCAACGGAAGTCGCCTGTCTCTCTGCGACACCACGCTACGGGACGGCAACCACGCGGTCTCGCACCAGCTCGGTGAGGCCGACATCCGCGCCTACGCAAGGGCCGCCGAGCTCGCGGGCGCGGACGTCGTGGAGGTCGGCCACGGCAACGGCCTCGGCGCTTCCACGATCCAGGTCGGCATGGCCGCGCTCAGCGACACGGAGATGCTGACGACGGCCAAGGAGGAGCTGCGCAAGGCGCGTCTCGGTGTGCTGTCGATCCCCGGGTTCGCGACCGTCGAGGGCCATCTCAAGCCGGCCCTCGACTGCGGGGTCGACGAGGTTCGGGTCGGCGCCCACTGCACGGAGGCGGACGTGACCCGGCAGCAGATCACCATGCTTCGGGCGATGGGGATCACGGTCAAGGGCATGCTCCTGATGAGCCACATGGCGCCTGCGGCAAAACTGGCCGAACAGGCCAGGATGATGCAGGACTTCGGCGCCGAGGCCGTGGTGCTGATGGACTCGGCCGGCGCCTACACACCGCGGGACGTCACCGAGAAGGTCCGGACCGTCGTCGAGCACCTGGACATCGACGTCGGTTTCCACGCGCACAACAACCTCGGGCTGGCCGTGGCCAACAGCATGGCCGCCATCGCGGCCGGTGCGACGATCGTCGACGTCACCTCCCGGGGATTCGGCGCCGGGGCCGGAAACGCTCCGCTGGAGCTGATCGCGGCGAACCTGCACGTGCGGGAGATCGCGTCCGGGGTGGACCTCTTCGGCGCCCTGGACGCGGCCGACCTCGCCGAGGACCGGTTCGTCAAACATGTCCCCACCAACGACAGCATCACCATCACCAGCGGCATCGCCGGAGTCTTCTCCGGGTTCGCCAAGCCCGTACGCCAAGCCGCGGACCGCTTCGGGGTGGACCCCCGCGAAATCCTGATGGAGCTCGGCCGCCGACGGGTCGTGGCCGGCCAGGAGGACACGATCATCGAAGTGGCGATGACGCTGGCCGCTGATGACAAGCCCGATCCGATGTGA
- a CDS encoding FAD binding domain-containing protein, whose product MTPTSTLIGQAGDVSAAPRSDYLRPADLDEALRLRARARGAVVVAGGTDLMVAANLRGWAPAALLDISRVDELCRVDDTGGLIRLGAGVTFGTILHGYAHRLPGLALAARTVGSAQIRQRATLGGNLATGSPAGDSHPALLALDAQIEMRSLRGARLVPLADFFLGPQRTVLAPDELITAVLVQPHTGPQLFAKVGRRSAMAIALCSLALSIHPNGQRVRVAFGAAAPTARRAWAAERFLVESMRAVGGDTLPAELVAEFVRLVREAADPIDDIRTTADYRRHALGVLAERAVCRAWREVQCD is encoded by the coding sequence GTGACCCCGACATCGACTCTCATCGGCCAAGCGGGCGACGTCTCGGCGGCGCCTCGCAGCGACTACCTCCGCCCTGCCGACCTCGACGAGGCGCTGCGGCTGCGTGCCCGGGCCCGCGGTGCCGTGGTCGTCGCGGGCGGCACCGACCTGATGGTGGCTGCCAACCTGCGCGGGTGGGCGCCGGCGGCGCTGCTGGACATCAGCCGTGTGGATGAGCTGTGCCGGGTGGACGACACCGGCGGGCTGATCCGGCTGGGCGCCGGCGTCACCTTCGGCACGATCCTGCACGGGTATGCGCACCGACTGCCCGGCCTGGCCCTCGCGGCGCGGACGGTCGGCTCTGCCCAGATCCGCCAGCGGGCCACGCTTGGCGGCAATCTGGCTACCGGTTCGCCGGCAGGTGACAGCCATCCCGCGCTGCTTGCCCTGGACGCACAGATCGAAATGCGGTCGCTGCGTGGCGCCCGGCTGGTACCACTCGCCGACTTCTTCCTCGGACCGCAGCGCACCGTACTCGCCCCGGACGAGCTGATCACTGCTGTCCTCGTCCAGCCGCACACCGGTCCGCAGCTGTTCGCCAAGGTGGGCCGCCGATCCGCCATGGCCATCGCGCTGTGCTCGCTCGCCCTGTCCATTCACCCGAACGGGCAGCGGGTGCGGGTCGCCTTCGGCGCGGCCGCGCCCACCGCGCGCCGCGCCTGGGCCGCCGAACGCTTCCTCGTCGAGTCGATGCGTGCTGTCGGCGGTGACACCCTTCCAGCCGAGCTGGTGGCCGAGTTCGTCCGGCTGGTCCGAGAGGCGGCCGATCCGATCGACGACATCCGCACCACCGCCGACTACCGCCGGCACGCACTGGGTGTGCTCGCCGAGCGGGCGGTGTGCCGCGCCTGGCGGGAGGTTCAATGCGACTGA
- a CDS encoding MbtH family protein, with amino-acid sequence MGEDVSEQEQHYTVVVNDEEQYSIWPTGRTVPPGWKSAGVEGTKQVCLDHIEQVWTDMRPLSLRQQMTAA; translated from the coding sequence ATGGGAGAAGACGTGTCCGAGCAGGAACAGCACTACACCGTCGTGGTCAACGACGAGGAACAGTATTCGATCTGGCCAACCGGCCGGACCGTACCGCCCGGCTGGAAAAGCGCCGGCGTGGAAGGCACCAAGCAGGTCTGCCTCGACCACATCGAACAGGTGTGGACCGACATGCGACCCCTCAGCCTGCGCCAACAGATGACCGCGGCCTGA
- a CDS encoding 2-keto-4-pentenoate hydratase, with translation MTPHRAVADELWAAARQRLPVPHISVRHPEFTLDDAYAVQRGVRDAELTDGARLVGSKIGATSEAIQKMFNIDHPDFGFLTDRMLLPDGIHLDTGRFIHPKVEGEIAFELGKDLTGAEVTAQDVLDATSAVIPVLEVLDSRFDSWDITLVDTVADNASSAMAVLGTPVPLGDLDLAAQRMVFEEREGDGTVRSRLTATGAAVMGHPAESVACLIRILASYGDGVRAGDIVLAGSWAGAVDLVPGREVRASFGVLGSVSLVAVGPERTSRGS, from the coding sequence ATGACACCGCACCGGGCGGTTGCCGACGAACTCTGGGCGGCTGCCCGGCAACGCCTCCCGGTCCCACACATCTCCGTGCGGCATCCGGAGTTCACGCTGGACGACGCGTACGCCGTCCAGCGGGGGGTGCGCGACGCGGAACTGACCGACGGAGCTCGCCTGGTGGGCAGCAAGATCGGCGCCACCAGCGAGGCGATCCAGAAAATGTTCAACATCGACCATCCGGACTTCGGTTTCCTGACCGACCGGATGCTGCTACCCGACGGCATCCACCTGGACACCGGGCGGTTCATCCACCCGAAGGTCGAGGGCGAAATCGCCTTCGAACTGGGCAAGGACCTGACCGGCGCCGAGGTGACGGCGCAGGACGTCCTCGACGCGACGTCCGCGGTGATCCCGGTGCTCGAGGTGCTCGACAGCCGGTTCGACAGTTGGGACATCACCCTCGTCGACACGGTCGCGGACAACGCGTCGTCCGCGATGGCGGTGCTCGGCACCCCGGTCCCGCTCGGCGACCTCGACCTCGCGGCCCAGCGCATGGTCTTCGAGGAGCGGGAGGGGGACGGCACGGTCCGTAGCCGCCTCACCGCGACCGGTGCTGCCGTCATGGGCCATCCAGCCGAGTCCGTGGCCTGCCTGATCCGCATCCTGGCCAGTTACGGCGACGGCGTCCGAGCCGGCGACATCGTGCTCGCCGGGTCCTGGGCCGGCGCCGTGGACCTGGTGCCCGGCCGGGAA
- a CDS encoding acetaldehyde dehydrogenase (acetylating), whose protein sequence is MSLRTEMTSISRTSGRSMSSMPLSPANSRCRPPENSHQPKETGMAALMTSTTDPLRVAIVGTGNIGTDLLLKVIDSPALRCEMFTGRRAGSPGIALADSHGVPTSVEGIDAIVDIADRIDIVFDATSARDAARHWSIIEPLGPSFIDLTPANLGKFCVPALNLDECLNERYLGMVTCGGQAAVPMAVCVAEATDGLGYVEIVSASSSASVGPASRANLDEYVVTTQKATHQFCDVDRTKTVLIINPAEPGIVMRNSITALASERVDMDALRAAVELMEKQIQTYVPGYRVVVPPVRDSNRIMITVEVEGRGDWLPRAAGNLDIITCAAVAAAEARSGRSV, encoded by the coding sequence GTGTCACTGCGAACGGAAATGACCTCGATATCGCGAACTTCCGGACGATCAATGTCATCGATGCCTTTGTCGCCGGCAAACTCGCGGTGCCGGCCGCCTGAGAACTCCCACCAACCAAAGGAGACCGGCATGGCTGCGCTGATGACGTCAACCACGGACCCGCTTCGCGTGGCGATCGTCGGCACCGGGAACATCGGTACCGACCTGCTCCTGAAGGTCATCGACTCCCCCGCGCTGCGCTGCGAGATGTTCACGGGGCGCCGTGCCGGATCACCCGGCATCGCGCTGGCCGACTCGCACGGTGTACCCACCAGCGTGGAGGGCATCGATGCGATCGTCGACATCGCCGATCGCATCGACATCGTCTTCGATGCGACATCGGCCAGGGACGCGGCCCGGCACTGGTCGATCATCGAGCCGCTCGGCCCGTCATTCATCGACCTGACTCCGGCCAACCTCGGGAAGTTCTGCGTACCGGCGCTGAACCTCGACGAATGCCTGAACGAGCGGTATCTCGGCATGGTCACCTGTGGCGGACAGGCAGCGGTTCCAATGGCGGTCTGTGTCGCTGAGGCGACGGACGGCCTCGGCTACGTGGAGATCGTGTCGGCGAGCTCTTCCGCGAGCGTCGGCCCGGCCTCCCGAGCGAACCTCGATGAGTACGTCGTCACCACGCAGAAGGCCACCCACCAGTTCTGTGACGTCGACCGGACCAAGACCGTACTGATCATCAACCCCGCCGAGCCCGGGATCGTCATGCGCAACTCCATCACCGCCCTGGCGTCGGAACGCGTCGACATGGACGCCCTTCGAGCCGCGGTGGAGCTCATGGAGAAGCAGATCCAAACCTACGTTCCCGGGTACCGCGTCGTCGTCCCACCGGTCAGGGACTCCAACCGAATCATGATCACCGTCGAGGTCGAGGGTCGCGGTGACTGGCTGCCGCGCGCGGCCGGAAACCTGGACATCATCACGTGCGCGGCCGTGGCGGCGGCCGAGGCGCGATCGGGGAGATCGGTATGA
- a CDS encoding (2Fe-2S)-binding protein, whose product MRLTMKVNGRPVVADRVAPERSLLRLLRDDLGLTGTKDACEQGECGSCTVLLDGGCVNACLVPAGQADGGSVETVEGLVDVPAVVILREAFLAAGAVQCGFCTPGLLVAAQELMSRRVEPSDNDIREALAGNLCRCTGYVTIIHAVRCAWRASREVR is encoded by the coding sequence ATGCGACTGACGATGAAGGTCAACGGCCGGCCGGTGGTCGCCGACCGCGTAGCGCCCGAACGCAGCCTGCTGCGGTTGCTGCGCGACGACCTTGGCCTGACCGGCACCAAGGACGCGTGCGAGCAGGGCGAGTGCGGCTCGTGCACCGTGCTGCTGGACGGCGGGTGCGTCAACGCGTGCCTGGTGCCCGCCGGGCAGGCCGACGGCGGCTCGGTGGAGACCGTGGAAGGGCTCGTCGACGTCCCGGCGGTGGTCATCCTGCGGGAGGCGTTCCTCGCGGCTGGCGCCGTCCAGTGCGGCTTCTGCACGCCCGGCCTGCTCGTGGCGGCGCAGGAGCTGATGAGCCGGCGCGTCGAGCCGAGCGACAACGACATCCGGGAGGCGCTGGCCGGCAACCTCTGTCGGTGCACCGGCTACGTGACCATCATCCACGCGGTGCGCTGCGCGTGGCGAGCGAGTCGGGAGGTGCGATGA
- a CDS encoding acyl carrier protein, whose translation MNERLGIIRDFVGSHINGLTVGDDEDIFATGYVNSLFAVQLVMFVENTFGVTANGNDLDIANFRTINVIDAFVAGKLAVPAA comes from the coding sequence ATGAACGAGCGTCTCGGCATCATCCGCGATTTCGTTGGGAGCCACATCAATGGCCTCACCGTTGGCGACGACGAGGACATCTTCGCGACCGGCTACGTGAACTCCCTGTTCGCGGTCCAGCTCGTGATGTTCGTGGAGAACACCTTCGGTGTCACTGCGAACGGAAATGACCTCGATATCGCGAACTTCCGGACGATCAATGTCATCGATGCCTTTGTCGCCGGCAAACTCGCGGTGCCGGCCGCCTGA
- the pucD gene encoding xanthine dehydrogenase subunit D produces MTTVTGRPVALTMAGSAGIGASPRRPDGPLKARGEFAYSSDLRHPQALFGATLRSPHPRARIVGIRAEAARRLAGVHAVLTHADLPAARTTGLDRRDQPVLAGDRVRYQGEPVALVAAEDAVTARRALSLIEVEYAVETPLTDPWRSAFDPDAPLVHDAYDNVVRHQRIRRGEVAVPAAVVVRGEYRVGMQDQAFLGPESGLALPAADGGVELFAATQWLHVDRDQLAAVLGLPPEKVRLTLAGVGGAFGAREDLSMQAHACLLALTCGRPVRMAYLRDESFVGHVHRHPAILRYEHGADHDGRLVYVRAEVILDGGAYQSSTAAVVGNAASLGVGPYEVPNVLVDVYGVYTNNPPCGAMRGFGAVQTCFAYESQMDRLARACGLEPLEVRARNAVRQGSRIATGQLVDAPIPIAEILDALRATPLPPPADPLDPRDLPGGVGATTGGEGVRRGVGYGIGIKNICYSEGFDDHSTARLRLELRDDGPMAIVHTAAAEVGQGLLTVLAQIVATELPVERVEILPADTNVGSAGSTSASRQSYMTGGAVQAACAAIRARLAAVATSLFPGRADVPLAELLRHGPVEETREFHHRPTVPLDADGQGASHVQFAVCAHRAVVDVDVDLGLVRVVELAAVQDVGRVLHPVSLAGQIHGGSAQGLGLALLEEAVVVDGVIRNPSFTDYLIPTMLDMPEMTLSILEHPDPHAPYGLRGAGEPPTLSSTPAIVAAVRDATGVDLHRVPVRPQDLTTAPPPEPWGWWADAGADKAAAVDRNHDREVTS; encoded by the coding sequence ATGACCACGGTTACCGGCCGCCCGGTCGCGCTGACGATGGCCGGTTCGGCGGGCATCGGCGCCAGCCCTCGCCGGCCCGACGGGCCGCTGAAGGCCCGCGGGGAGTTCGCGTACTCCTCTGACCTGCGGCACCCGCAGGCGCTGTTCGGCGCGACCCTGCGCAGCCCGCACCCCCGGGCGCGCATCGTGGGCATCCGCGCGGAGGCGGCCCGGCGGCTCGCGGGCGTACATGCCGTGCTGACGCACGCCGACCTGCCGGCCGCCCGCACGACCGGTCTCGACCGCCGCGATCAGCCGGTCCTTGCCGGCGACCGGGTTCGATACCAGGGAGAACCTGTCGCGCTGGTGGCGGCCGAGGACGCCGTGACGGCCCGGCGTGCTCTCTCGCTCATCGAGGTCGAGTACGCGGTGGAAACCCCGCTGACCGACCCGTGGCGCTCGGCGTTCGATCCGGACGCCCCGCTGGTGCACGACGCGTACGACAACGTCGTACGCCACCAGCGCATCCGGCGCGGCGAGGTCGCGGTTCCCGCCGCGGTGGTGGTGCGCGGCGAGTACCGGGTGGGCATGCAGGACCAGGCCTTCCTCGGACCCGAGTCCGGGCTGGCCCTGCCCGCCGCCGACGGCGGCGTGGAACTCTTCGCCGCGACCCAGTGGCTGCACGTCGACCGCGACCAGCTCGCGGCCGTGCTGGGCCTGCCGCCGGAGAAGGTACGGCTGACGCTGGCCGGCGTCGGCGGGGCGTTCGGCGCCCGGGAGGACCTGTCGATGCAGGCGCACGCCTGCCTGCTCGCCCTCACCTGCGGGCGGCCGGTCCGGATGGCGTACCTACGGGACGAGTCGTTCGTCGGCCACGTCCACCGGCACCCGGCGATCCTGCGCTACGAGCACGGCGCGGACCACGACGGCCGGCTGGTCTACGTGCGCGCCGAGGTCATCCTCGACGGTGGCGCCTACCAGTCGTCGACCGCGGCGGTCGTCGGCAACGCCGCCTCGCTCGGTGTCGGCCCGTACGAGGTACCCAACGTCCTGGTGGACGTCTATGGCGTCTACACCAACAATCCGCCCTGTGGCGCGATGCGCGGCTTTGGCGCCGTGCAGACCTGCTTCGCGTACGAGTCGCAGATGGACCGCCTCGCCCGCGCGTGCGGCCTGGAGCCCCTGGAGGTGCGCGCCCGCAACGCCGTGCGCCAGGGGTCCCGGATCGCCACCGGACAACTGGTGGACGCCCCGATCCCGATCGCGGAGATCCTCGACGCGTTGCGCGCCACGCCGCTGCCGCCGCCCGCGGACCCACTCGACCCGCGCGATCTGCCCGGCGGGGTAGGGGCCACCACCGGCGGCGAGGGCGTGCGGCGCGGGGTGGGATACGGCATCGGCATCAAGAACATCTGCTACTCGGAGGGGTTCGACGACCACTCGACCGCCCGGCTACGGCTGGAGCTGCGCGATGACGGACCAATGGCGATCGTGCACACGGCCGCCGCCGAGGTCGGCCAGGGGTTGCTGACCGTACTGGCCCAGATCGTCGCGACCGAACTGCCGGTCGAACGGGTGGAGATCCTGCCCGCGGACACCAATGTCGGGTCCGCCGGATCCACCTCGGCCTCGCGGCAGTCGTACATGACCGGCGGCGCGGTGCAGGCGGCCTGCGCGGCGATCCGCGCCCGCCTGGCGGCCGTCGCCACGAGCCTGTTTCCGGGCCGGGCCGACGTGCCGCTGGCCGAGCTGCTGCGGCACGGACCGGTCGAGGAGACCCGCGAGTTCCACCACCGGCCGACGGTGCCGCTGGACGCCGATGGACAGGGCGCTTCGCACGTGCAGTTCGCCGTCTGCGCCCACCGGGCGGTGGTCGACGTCGACGTCGACCTGGGCCTGGTCCGGGTGGTCGAGCTGGCTGCGGTACAGGACGTGGGCCGGGTCCTGCACCCCGTGTCCCTGGCGGGCCAGATCCACGGCGGCTCGGCCCAGGGCCTCGGGCTGGCGCTGCTGGAGGAGGCGGTCGTGGTGGACGGCGTCATCCGCAACCCGTCCTTCACCGACTACCTGATCCCCACGATGCTGGACATGCCCGAGATGACCCTGTCGATCCTCGAACACCCCGATCCGCACGCGCCCTACGGGCTGCGTGGCGCGGGTGAGCCGCCCACGCTCTCCAGCACCCCGGCGATCGTGGCGGCAGTCCGCGACGCCACCGGCGTCGACCTCCACCGCGTGCCCGTACGCCCACAGGACCTCACCACCGCGCCCCCGCCGGAGCCGTGGGGCTGGTGGGCCGACGCCGGCGCGGACAAGGCAGCGGCAGTCGACCGAAACCATGACCGAGAGGTGACATCGTGA
- a CDS encoding 3-hydroxyacyl-CoA dehydrogenase family protein, whose amino-acid sequence MKNIGVVGAGTMGIGVSHLFAAGGFPVVLVDVDEATLERAARLIERNVRLYRMLDPASNAQPAEVLSRIELTTDLKRLADADFVVENVTEDWAVKGPLYVEMDRICPEHCVFGVNTSAIPITKVAGHAGRADRVIGTHFMNPAPIKPLVEVIRGYHTSDATIAGTRDVISRAGKDSVVVNDSPGFVTNRVAMMTVNEAICLLDEGVSTAADIDRLFVECFGHKMGPLATADLIGLDTVLYSLEVLQDHFRDQKFRPSQLLCKLVYAGHHGVKTGRGFFTYNI is encoded by the coding sequence GTGAAGAACATCGGCGTGGTCGGTGCCGGAACCATGGGCATCGGCGTGTCCCATCTGTTCGCCGCGGGCGGCTTCCCGGTCGTCCTGGTCGATGTCGACGAGGCGACGCTGGAGCGCGCGGCTCGGCTCATCGAGCGCAATGTACGGCTCTACCGGATGCTCGATCCGGCGTCGAATGCACAGCCGGCCGAGGTGCTGTCCCGCATCGAGCTCACCACGGATCTCAAGAGGCTCGCCGACGCGGACTTCGTCGTCGAGAACGTCACCGAGGACTGGGCGGTGAAGGGGCCGCTCTACGTCGAGATGGACAGGATCTGCCCGGAGCACTGCGTCTTCGGCGTCAACACCTCGGCCATCCCCATCACCAAGGTGGCCGGCCACGCCGGGCGGGCTGACCGGGTGATCGGCACCCACTTCATGAACCCCGCGCCGATCAAGCCTCTGGTCGAGGTCATCCGCGGCTACCACACCTCGGACGCCACCATCGCGGGCACGCGTGACGTGATCTCGCGCGCCGGCAAGGACAGCGTCGTCGTCAACGATTCACCGGGGTTCGTCACCAACCGGGTGGCCATGATGACGGTCAACGAGGCCATCTGTCTGCTGGACGAGGGTGTCTCCACGGCGGCCGACATCGACCGCCTGTTCGTCGAGTGCTTCGGCCACAAGATGGGTCCGCTGGCCACGGCCGACCTCATCGGCCTGGACACCGTCCTGTACTCGCTCGAGGTCCTGCAGGACCACTTCCGCGATCAGAAGTTCCGGCCCAGCCAGTTGCTCTGCAAGCTCGTGTACGCCGGTCACCACGGCGTGAAGACCGGCCGCGGCTTTTTCACCTACAACATCTAG